The following proteins come from a genomic window of Dermacentor albipictus isolate Rhodes 1998 colony chromosome 8, USDA_Dalb.pri_finalv2, whole genome shotgun sequence:
- the LOC139049173 gene encoding serine/threonine-protein phosphatase CPPED1-like isoform X1, with protein sequence MFFAHCTRLAIRCCGVRRWFPGLSRLSLSAAAMPSTVEKSFQPYHITEDSATMRTEFRIRARNRSYEGLTKETESQWKGPFFFIQAADTQFGMIESYLEKKPNPQWDKEIALTEKAVEAVNRMEPKPRFFVVCGDLVDAMPGDQLKPAQEADYKRVFSRMSSEVPLVCICGNHDIGNQPTPASVGAYKNSFGDDYFAFWCGGVMCIVLNSQFYEDPSLVQELAQEQDVWLDQQLAEAQQTNAKYVVVFQHIPWFLCRFDEEKEYFNIVLELRLRMLEKFHQAGVRAIFCGHYHRNAGGFYKDMELVVTSAIGAQLGNDGHGLRVVKVGEDKIEHHYYMLDDIPRTARSRSFCWTRFAAI encoded by the exons ATGTTCTTTGCACACTGCACTAGACTTGCCATCAGGTGTTGTGGTGTCCGCCGGTGGTTTCCGGGACTTTCACGTCTTTCACTTTCAGCTGCGGCAATGCCGAGCACCGTGGAGAAGTCGTTCCAGCCTTACCACATCACCGAAGACTCAGCGACGATGCGTACCGAATTCAGGATCCGTGCTCGGAACAGATCGTATGAAGGTCTCACGAAGG AGACCGAGAGTCAGTGGAAAGGCCCATTTTTCTTCATCCAGGCAGCGGACACGCAGTTTGGCATGATTGAGTCATACCTGGAGAAAAAGCCAAACCCACAATGGGACAAGGAAATAGCGCTCACCGAAAAAGCTGTTGAGGCTGTCAATCGGATGGAGCCGAAGCCGCGGTTCTTTGTTGTCTGTGGAGACCTCGTGGACGCCATGCCTG GGGATCAGCTGAAGCCGGCACAGGAGGCGGACTATAAGCGGGTCTTCTCGAGGATGAGCAGTGAAGTGCCACTTGTGTGCATCTGTGGCAACCACGACATTGGCAATCAGCCGACACCTGCCAGTGTTGGCGCCTACAAGAACAGCTTTGGCGATGACTACTTTGCCTTCTGGTGTGGTGGCGTAATGTGCATTGTCCTCAACTCACAGTTCTATGAGGACCCATCCCTG GTGCAAGAGCTGGCGCAAGAGCAGGATGTGTGGCTGGACCAGCAGCTGGCTGAAGCCCAGCAGACAAATGCCAAGTATGTGGTAGTCTTCCAGCACATCCCCTGGTTCCTGTGCAGGTTTGACGAGGAGAAGGAGTACTTCAACATCGTGCTGGAACTGAGGCTACGCATGCTCGAGAAGTTCCACCAAGCTG GTGTGCGTGCCATCTTCTGCGGCCACTACCATCGTAACGCTGGCGGCTTTTACAAGGACATGGAGTTGGTTGTGACCTCCGCAATTGGAGCACAGCTCGGCAATGATGGGCACGGACTTCGTGTCGTGAAAGTTGGCGAAGACAAAATCGAGCACCACTACTACATGTTGGACGACATCCCAAGAACG
- the LOC139049173 gene encoding serine/threonine-protein phosphatase CPPED1-like isoform X2: protein MFFAHCTRLAIRCCGVRRWFPGLSRLSLSAAAMPSTVEKSFQPYHITEDSATMRTEFRIRARNRSYEGLTKETESQWKGPFFFIQAADTQFGMIESYLEKKPNPQWDKEIALTEKAVEAVNRMEPKPRFFVVCGDLVDAMPGDQLKPAQEADYKRVFSRMSSEVPLVCICGNHDIGNQPTPASVGAYKNSFGDDYFAFWCGGVMCIVLNSQFYEDPSLVQELAQEQDVWLDQQLAEAQQTNAKYVVVFQHIPWFLCRFDEEKEYFNIVLELRLRMLEKFHQAGVRAIFCGHYHRNAGGFYKDMELVVTSAIGAQLGNDGHGLRVVKVGEDKIEHHYYMLDDIPRTVA, encoded by the exons ATGTTCTTTGCACACTGCACTAGACTTGCCATCAGGTGTTGTGGTGTCCGCCGGTGGTTTCCGGGACTTTCACGTCTTTCACTTTCAGCTGCGGCAATGCCGAGCACCGTGGAGAAGTCGTTCCAGCCTTACCACATCACCGAAGACTCAGCGACGATGCGTACCGAATTCAGGATCCGTGCTCGGAACAGATCGTATGAAGGTCTCACGAAGG AGACCGAGAGTCAGTGGAAAGGCCCATTTTTCTTCATCCAGGCAGCGGACACGCAGTTTGGCATGATTGAGTCATACCTGGAGAAAAAGCCAAACCCACAATGGGACAAGGAAATAGCGCTCACCGAAAAAGCTGTTGAGGCTGTCAATCGGATGGAGCCGAAGCCGCGGTTCTTTGTTGTCTGTGGAGACCTCGTGGACGCCATGCCTG GGGATCAGCTGAAGCCGGCACAGGAGGCGGACTATAAGCGGGTCTTCTCGAGGATGAGCAGTGAAGTGCCACTTGTGTGCATCTGTGGCAACCACGACATTGGCAATCAGCCGACACCTGCCAGTGTTGGCGCCTACAAGAACAGCTTTGGCGATGACTACTTTGCCTTCTGGTGTGGTGGCGTAATGTGCATTGTCCTCAACTCACAGTTCTATGAGGACCCATCCCTG GTGCAAGAGCTGGCGCAAGAGCAGGATGTGTGGCTGGACCAGCAGCTGGCTGAAGCCCAGCAGACAAATGCCAAGTATGTGGTAGTCTTCCAGCACATCCCCTGGTTCCTGTGCAGGTTTGACGAGGAGAAGGAGTACTTCAACATCGTGCTGGAACTGAGGCTACGCATGCTCGAGAAGTTCCACCAAGCTG GTGTGCGTGCCATCTTCTGCGGCCACTACCATCGTAACGCTGGCGGCTTTTACAAGGACATGGAGTTGGTTGTGACCTCCGCAATTGGAGCACAGCTCGGCAATGATGGGCACGGACTTCGTGTCGTGAAAGTTGGCGAAGACAAAATCGAGCACCACTACTACATGTTGGACGACATCCCAAGAACG